A region of Pirellulaceae bacterium DNA encodes the following proteins:
- the mnmA gene encoding tRNA 2-thiouridine(34) synthase MnmA, producing the protein MKRVVLAMSGGVDSSVAAHLLLQQGHEVIGVFMRHGEEPLACSAETSPSKLLPVVNQRMDHKQGCCTAADALDARRIADRLGIAFYALNLQNDFDKIMDYFVDEYVSGRTPNPCVMCNNWLKFGKLFDYADSVGADFVATGHYARLADLDATGFPRLLRGLDPSKDQSYVLFGVRRDRLKRMLLPVGGYQKTEIRELAGQLGMRVADKRDSQEICFVTSGHHADFVRQRDPTAAQAGEIVTTDGKTVGQHDGIERFTIGQRKGLGVAMGEPYFVVSIEPESRRVVIGRHEELARQSLEAQQANWLCQPIPQQRQRCEAQIRYNSRAQAAELIPIDDAHFRVEFDAPCFGVAPGQAVVCYDGNRVLGGGWIV; encoded by the coding sequence GTGAAGCGAGTGGTACTTGCCATGTCGGGCGGCGTTGACAGCAGCGTAGCGGCGCATCTGCTGCTGCAGCAGGGGCATGAGGTGATCGGAGTTTTTATGCGGCACGGCGAAGAACCGCTCGCCTGTTCAGCAGAAACCTCGCCCTCGAAGCTGCTGCCGGTCGTGAACCAACGCATGGATCACAAACAAGGCTGCTGCACGGCGGCCGATGCGCTCGATGCCCGCCGAATCGCTGATCGACTGGGGATCGCCTTCTATGCCTTGAATCTGCAAAACGACTTTGACAAGATCATGGACTATTTTGTCGATGAATATGTCTCGGGACGCACGCCCAATCCCTGCGTCATGTGCAATAACTGGTTGAAGTTTGGCAAACTTTTTGACTACGCTGACAGCGTGGGTGCGGATTTTGTGGCCACTGGCCACTACGCCCGGCTGGCAGATCTGGATGCGACCGGCTTTCCTCGTCTCCTGCGGGGACTGGACCCCAGCAAGGATCAATCCTACGTCTTGTTCGGGGTCCGCCGTGACCGCTTGAAAAGAATGCTGCTACCGGTCGGTGGCTACCAAAAAACTGAAATCCGGGAACTCGCTGGCCAACTGGGAATGCGTGTCGCTGACAAGCGAGATAGCCAAGAGATTTGCTTTGTGACGTCCGGCCACCACGCCGATTTCGTCAGGCAGCGCGACCCGACAGCCGCCCAAGCGGGTGAAATCGTCACCACCGACGGTAAAACAGTCGGTCAACACGACGGAATTGAACGCTTCACAATCGGCCAACGCAAGGGACTTGGCGTCGCGATGGGAGAGCCCTACTTCGTGGTTTCGATCGAGCCGGAAAGTCGTCGGGTCGTCATTGGGAGACACGAAGAACTGGCTCGTCAGTCGCTCGAAGCCCAACAGGCAAATTGGCTCTGCCAGCCGATCCCGCAGCAACGGCAGCGTTGTGAAGCTCAAATCAGGTACAATAGTCGAGCCCAGGCGGCCGAGTTAATTCCGATCGACGACGCCCATTTTCGGGTTGAATTCGACGCCCCGTGCTTCGGCGTAGCTCCCGGACAAGCGGTTGTTTGCTACGATGGCAACCGTGTTTTGGGCGGAGGTTGGATTGTTTAA